From the Primulina tabacum isolate GXHZ01 chromosome 15, ASM2559414v2, whole genome shotgun sequence genome, one window contains:
- the LOC142527297 gene encoding uncharacterized protein LOC142527297: MGCLVSQMASKFAFFPPKPPTYQVKKRDGGKLVAVSTASCLPIAIDDSSLDVLCIQTKRGNKIVAFYLRNPYARLTVLYSHGNAADLGQLYDLFVQLKANLRVNLIGYDYSGYGASTGKPSEYDTYADIEAVYECLQTEFGISQEDLILYGQSVGSGPTLHLAAKLPRLRGVVLHSAILSGLRVLCHVNFSLCCDIYKNINKIQKVKCPVLVIHGTEDDVVNWLHGNGLWKMAKEPYEPLWIKGGGHCNLELYPDYIRHLCRFIQEMENITTAVRLKKIRQSLRLHRKTHKCCKIRVRRPKCPQCPNLKCTDCCWWRPKCPNWQPKFTIWRPKCPECLKPSCTRCTCQCMKCTCGLTLCSCLCGAKCSCC, translated from the exons ATGGGGTGCTTAGTTTCTCAGATGGCTTCGAAATTTGCGTTCTTCCCACCAAAGCCACCCACTTACCAGGTCAAGAAAAGGGACGGCGGAAAACTGGTGGCTGTGTCGACGGCGTCGTGTTTGCCCATAGCCATTGATGATTCTTCGCTCGATGTGTTGTGTATTCAGACGAAAAGGGGTAACAAGATTGTAGCTTTCTATTTGAGGAATCCTTACGCTAGGCTTACGGTTCTGTACTCTCATGGAAATGCTGCTGATCTTGGCCAGCTCTATGACTTATTTGTTCAGCTTAAAGCTAATCTTAGAGTTAATCTAATCGG GTATGACTACTCTGGTTATGGAGCTTCTACTGGTAAG CCAAGCGAATATGATACATATGCGGACATTGAAGCTGTATACGAGTGCCTTCAAACTGAATTTGGGATTAGCCAAGAAGATTTAATTTTATATGGGCAATCTGTTGGAAGTGGCCCCACATTGCACTTAGCTGCTAAATTGCCGAGGTTGAGAGGCGTTGTTCTGCATAGTGCCATTCTTTCTGGTCTTCGTGTGCTGTGTCATGTGAATTTCTCACTCTGCTGTGATATTTATAAG AATATAAACAAAATTCAGAAGGTGAAATGTCCTGTTCTCGTCATACAT GGAACAGAGGATGATGTGGTAAATTGGCTCCACGGCAATGGTTTATGGAAAATGGCCAAGGAACCGTATGAGCCCTTGTGGATTAAGGGAGGTGGACACTGCAACCTCGAGCTTTATCCAGATTACATCCGGCACCTTTGCAGATTCATTCAAGAAATGGAGAACATAACCACTGCAGTCCGACTCAAAAAGATTCGTCAATCACTTCGTTTGCACAGAAAGACTCATAAATGCTGTAAAATTAGAGTAAGACGTCCCAAATGCCCCCAGTGTCCAAATCTTAAATGCACAGATTGTTGCTGGTGGCGGCCTAAATGTCCAAACTGGCAGCCAAAGTTCACAATATGGCGACCGAAGTGCCCCGAGTGTCTCAAACCAAGCTGCACAAGATGTACATGTCAGTGCATGAAATGCACTTGCGGCTTGACATTGTGCTCGTGTTTGTGCGGAGCTAAATGTTCATGCTGCTGA